In one Pseudomonas sp. R84 genomic region, the following are encoded:
- a CDS encoding C40 family peptidase translates to MTMSARLTLIFFAALLSACASRTPPPAPVVRAPVVFGPSQAFSPAAEDVLFRALGLVGTPYRWGGNTPDSGFDCSGLIGFVYRDAAGISLPRSTREMIVMQAPNVGKEGLQTGDLIFFATNGGSQVSHAGIYVGEGRFVHAPATGGTVKLDSLSKAYWQKAYLSAKRVLQPEHLAHNP, encoded by the coding sequence ATGACGATGTCGGCACGCCTCACTTTGATCTTCTTCGCAGCGCTGCTCAGCGCCTGCGCCAGTCGCACGCCGCCACCTGCGCCGGTGGTACGCGCCCCGGTCGTGTTCGGCCCCTCCCAAGCTTTTTCGCCTGCTGCTGAGGACGTGCTGTTTCGCGCGCTCGGCTTGGTCGGCACGCCTTATCGCTGGGGCGGCAACACGCCGGATTCGGGGTTTGATTGCAGCGGCCTGATCGGGTTTGTCTACCGTGATGCAGCAGGCATCTCGCTGCCGCGCTCCACGCGCGAGATGATCGTCATGCAGGCGCCGAATGTTGGCAAGGAAGGCTTGCAGACGGGCGACCTGATTTTCTTCGCCACCAATGGCGGCTCGCAGGTCAGTCACGCGGGGATTTATGTCGGCGAAGGGCGGTTTGTGCATGCGCCTGCCACGGGCGGGACGGTCAAGCTCGACAGCCTGTCGAAGGCGTATTGGCAGAAGGCTTATCTGAGTGCCAAGCGGGTGTTGCAGCCGGAGCATCTGGCGCATAACCCGTAG